ATTCAAATCGTTATATTTGGAATAAAGTTGATTTTGTTCAGCtcaaaatttcattttgatcGCTTCATTTTTTGTCAATCGATACACATTTTAATCGATTAATCGATATCTCGCTAACTTCGGCCTTCTGTTGTTCACAGTTGCGCGTAACCGGCAGCAATTTAACCGGCGCCTGCAAGCTAATCTTCAAGGTGGCTCGCCACGAACAGCACGACAGACTGTTCCATGAGAACGATGTGCTGGAGCTGCTGATCGATGGCTTGGGCCATGCCTCGCCGCTGGACGATCCGGAGGCCTGCATTTATGCCTATGGCTGCATACGATTTCTCACCGCGAGCAGCGCCCAGGAGCGCGACGATGCGCTCAATCGCAACTGGGCCGCCGGCTTCGAAGAGCTGCTGCCACCAACAATCGCCGCAGCCACAGTCCTGACAACAACAGCCCAGCAAGATTCACGCAAGCTAAATGGCCAACAGACACTGGTGTCGCGCCTGGCACGTCACGGCGCTGTGGAGCTGATGATACTCCATTTACAGATGTTGAACGAGGCGGGCGCCACGCGACGCCTCAGCGGCCCGCCGCTGCACACCCTCTACCAACTGTCGGCAGCGCTGCGCGCTCTAGCGGATGTGGCGCAGCATCAacagcgactgcaactgcaattgcagctgGCGTGCCCGCATCTGATACGCGCCGCCGAGGTCTCCATGGGCGAACTGGAGGTGCAGGCCAATGTGGTGCGCACACTGAGGTGAGCTActagtcgtcgtcgtcgtcgtcgtcgtcgtcgtcgtcggtaTTTCTTTCCACTTTACTCAAATACTTTCACTCTTCTACTGGTTCAGCGTGCTGTCAGAAGATCTGGAATGCTGCGAGACGCTGCATAACTATGCAGCCCGCATTGGTCTGCTGCTCGGACCCTACTCCAAGGGCGGCCAGTGCAGTGAGCGGCTCTTGGCCGTGCTCAGCCGGCTGGGCTATATGCTGGGCAATATCTTGGCCAAGCATGAATCCGCGCGCGTTCAGGTAGGTGCACTTTATATAGCATTATATTCTCaattgtttttgattaaagttttcaaatttgtcatatttatcattcaaacatttttttgcacattaaatattattattaatatatcatattaattattttacaatatttaatataattattaataataaaataattatttatataatttttcttttttttgtttttaattattttcatgctTAATtggtttattgttttttatttttaaaaatttttagattttattaatttattatttagttttgaATTACTCTCATTGGAGTTTCGATGCATCATTCCAATTCGAATCATGTCTATGACCCAATTTCCAATTGGGTTTCTTTATGTGTTTAAGTTATTCCCTCTCAGTTTTCTATATGCCTAATCTGTGCGTCTCCGCCCCCCTCTTCCAGTACTATCAAAACGATGTGGCCATGGAGTATCTGCTGAatgtgctgcagcagctaaGCGAACGACCGCTGGGCAGCGAGGCGCTCCTGGATGCCCAAATCAAGCTGATACGTGTCGTGGCGAACATGAGCGTCAATGCGGATGTCGGCGCTGGGCTGGGCAATGTGCATGGTCTGGGCGCTGTGCTGTTTCGCCTGCTGCAGAATGCAGCTGTGGCGCTGGATAGATCATCAACAATAACGGAAACCGCACAACCGCAGGCTGAGCTGCTCGAGCTGCTGCATGCAACGCTCGGTGCACTGCACAATTTATGCTTCTACCAGGATAACCAAACGGCAACgccgacaacaacgacaacaacaacaacaacggaaacaacaacaacggaaacgacaacaaccacGATACCGTCACCCGGTTCGCTGCAGAGCCTGATTGCCGAGCTGTCGACGGCCCTGGCTGGCACCTTGAAACGGTGTCAGGGTCAGTATGTGTCCACCAAGGTGGAGCTGGCCCGCGTGCTGGGCAATTTGACGCGCAACGAGCTGGCGCGACGCCGTTTCTGCGCCGCCGGCGGTTTGCCCTTGATGGTGCAGCAGCTGACGCGGCAGGCGAACGGACAGGATTACGAGCTGCGCACCTGTGCCATCGGAGTGCTGGTCAATCTGTTGGGCGATGGCGAGCAGCGGGCACCGTTTTTGCAGCTGCGCGGCGCtgagctgctggcgctgctgttgcgcgGCGCACTGGAGCAGGAGGATTGGTTTCTGGCCAACATTGTGTGCCAGGCGATGTGGAATCTTCTGATCGATGCCCAATGCGCAACGGCCTTGTGCCAAAGTGGCAGCATACTCGATGAGGTCAGTGATCTGCTAGCAGATTACTTGGATGAAGAGCGTCCGATTGTCGGCGACGAGGCCAACGAGGATGAGATCGAACCAGGCAAAATAAAAGAGTCGGAGCTCGATTTGGAATCGGAGCCGGATGCGGCGCCGGATGCATTGTGGGAGGACTTTGCGCTGGTGGCTACCGATTTGTTGGAGCGGATACAA
This window of the Drosophila virilis strain 15010-1051.87 chromosome X, Dvir_AGI_RSII-ME, whole genome shotgun sequence genome carries:
- the LOC6631802 gene encoding armadillo repeat-containing protein 2; this translates as MSLLLKRRSRSETRAQPVTIQSKQELTKKQQQQQQQHQLAASVERDRETTVPRLGLAGPGAGMGRRKTSAELISEAKLYLGDLSTSTATMTAAGGARLVSTRRPITPREPGRVLYGKVALAGRPPSAFSMRYLQNENHKPLTPPTPAAGTELLLSRRNVDAKPAPPRQLPALPGAAAQLPIAAAATMQPMQPARNGALLGQCSSEMLIEMLKQHAGLKDCSGETVQHINAILLELYTRVHKQERNFKRAFILGGLYGLVECTAPRILLAVARVVLALRVTGSNLTGACKLIFKVARHEQHDRLFHENDVLELLIDGLGHASPLDDPEACIYAYGCIRFLTASSAQERDDALNRNWAAGFEELLPPTIAAATVLTTTAQQDSRKLNGQQTLVSRLARHGAVELMILHLQMLNEAGATRRLSGPPLHTLYQLSAALRALADVAQHQQRLQLQLQLACPHLIRAAEVSMGELEVQANVVRTLSVLSEDLECCETLHNYAARIGLLLGPYSKGGQCSERLLAVLSRLGYMLGNILAKHESARVQYYQNDVAMEYLLNVLQQLSERPLGSEALLDAQIKLIRVVANMSVNADVGAGLGNVHGLGAVLFRLLQNAAVALDRSSTITETAQPQAELLELLHATLGALHNLCFYQDNQTATPTTTTTTTTTETTTTETTTTTIPSPGSLQSLIAELSTALAGTLKRCQGQYVSTKVELARVLGNLTRNELARRRFCAAGGLPLMVQQLTRQANGQDYELRTCAIGVLVNLLGDGEQRAPFLQLRGAELLALLLRGALEQEDWFLANIVCQAMWNLLIDAQCATALCQSGSILDEVSDLLADYLDEERPIVGDEANEDEIEPGKIKESELDLESEPDAAPDALWEDFALVATDLLERIQNNFDKQQQRQATHIDNDDGNDNEDVFIEKL